From the Lolium rigidum isolate FL_2022 chromosome 2, APGP_CSIRO_Lrig_0.1, whole genome shotgun sequence genome, one window contains:
- the LOC124687056 gene encoding uncharacterized protein LOC124687056, producing MVKLATARECRAYSLGSGGGEASRNRRWEYVNAGVYVFAAVLLVGGFLAQLWPWAVSQKTGLALAIIGLLGVVGVNAHDLLAHVAGVDYNLGLAGLDSQFVLVELAAPAVHLVGAVLTLVALIFFEIQMDRGYRHGLEKHGLNLLIAGPALWLLGSIHNICQIYERASGHVQILQKSVQIPLLLGSTIYLVGGIVNRHDIHTHSSAGFTLLGRSWAWFCLFGSLLFLAGGLFNLLKVFKMQQMDGRGLEKLRGGAQERLSREREGKVPLILEEGRRRNKGDETWPAAARHEPRAAPVAPPPEGSYKEALVSGGN from the exons ATGGTGAAGCTGGCCACGGCGCGGGAGTGCCGCGCGTACAGCctgggctccggcggcggcgaggcgtcgCGCAACCGGCGGTGGGAGTACGTCAACGCTGGGGTGTACGTCTTCGCCGCCGTGCTCCTCGTCGGCGGCTTCCTCGCGCAGCTGTGGCCGTGGGCGGTGTCCCAGAAAACCGGCCTCGCGCTGGCCATCATCGGGCTGCTGGGCGTGGTGGGCGTGAACGCGCACGACCTCCTGGCGCACGTCGCCGGCGTCGACTACAACCTCGGGCTGGCCGGGCTGGACAGCCAGTTTGTCCTCGTAGAGCTCGCCGCCCCTGCCGTGCATCTCGTCGGCGCCGTGCTCACCTTGGTCGCGCTAATCTTCTTCGAGATTCAG ATGGACAGAGGGTACCGGCACGGACTGGAGAAGCACGGGCTGAACCTGCTCATCGCCGGTCCAGCGCTCTGGCTCCTCGGGTCCATACACAACATCTGCCAAATCTACGAGCGAGCCAGCGGGCACGTCCAGATCCTTCAGAAGAGCGTGCAGATCCCGCTTCTGCTCGGCAGCACGATCTACCTCGTCGGCGGCATCGTCAATCGGCACGACATCCACACCCATTCCTCCGCTGGATTCACCCTCCTG GGGAGGAGCTGGGCTTGGTTCTGCCTGTTCGGAAGCCTGCTGTTCTTGGCCGGAGGGCTCTTCAACCTCCTCAAGGTGTTCAAGATGCAGCAGATGGACGGCCGGGGGCTGGAGAAGCTCCGCGGTGGCGCGCAGGAGCGGCTGAGCAGGGAGAGGGAGGGCAAGGTGCCTCTCATTCTGGAGGAGGGCCGGAGGAGGAACAAAGGAGACGAGACGTGGCCAGCGGCGGCGCGGCATGAGCCCAGGGCTGCGCCCGTGGCGCCACCGCCGGAGGGGTCTTACAAGGAAGCTCTTGTGAGCGGCGGTAACTAG